One window of the Ammospiza caudacuta isolate bAmmCau1 chromosome 9, bAmmCau1.pri, whole genome shotgun sequence genome contains the following:
- the NOLC1 gene encoding nucleolar and coiled-body phosphoprotein 1 isoform X2, giving the protein MAERRAVPSDLFPLVLAFLRESGCQGAARAFAREAAAKEQDPNAASLLDIFTYWLQSPAAKKRKLVPNGAQAKRKPSASSSDSSSEEDEKPPAKKPAKASAVPQAKAAPAAKTAESSSEDSSDDSDSEEEKKPAKKGAKPAVKPAGAKIQPQKKAESSSSDSSSSDEGAPKKQPPKPATPKSGSKAAQAAAKVVNGKAESSSSSSEDSDEEKAPPKKAVPKKSPLPKPAAAQTCPGKTKRAKESSSSEDSSDSSDDEKPPAKQKPKSGPYSAVPPPQGTQAKKGLAKAPAKKAESSDSSDSSDEAEQVPSKAGKAVVAKTPPAPQKKAVTTKKAESSSDSDSDSSSEDDKKKVGNKLPAKQPVIKNTSKPAKVIVKPGQAKKDSSSSSDSSDSDSSAKKATPVKPTTKAATPAAKKSPAATKKAQSSSDSDSSSSSSEDEKKKKGPPAKPAGKVAKPLSKPSTPAPKADTSDSDSSSSEEEKPAGKPATKSTGAAKAAVGKKAAASSSSSSSSDSSSEEDEKPKKAVKGVQNGSKAPASTEKAKASAVAANNVKSKPAGGSSSSSESSSEEETGKVNGAVLSIPSRKGRRD; this is encoded by the exons ATGGCGGAGCGGCGCGCGGTGCCCAGCGACCTGTTCCCCCTCGTGCTCGCGTTCCTGCGCGAGAGCGGCTGCCAGGGCGCGGCGCGCGCCTTCGCCAGGGAGGCGGCGGCG AAGGAGCAGGACCCCAACGCGGCCTCGCTGCTGGACATCTTCACCTACTGGCTACA GTCTCCAGCGGCCAAGAAGAGAAAGCTGGTCCCGAACGGCGCCCAGGCCAAGAGGAAGCCGTCggccagcagcagtgacagctctAGCGAGGAGGATGAGAAACCCCCGGCCAAGAAGCCTG CTAAAGCATCAGCTGTGCCCCAAGcaaaagcagctcctgcagccaagacagcagagagcagcagtgaggaCTCCAGTGATGATTCAgactcagaggaggagaagaagccAGCAAAG AAAGGTGCAAAACCTGCTGTGAAACCAGCTGGAGCCAAAATTCAGCCTCAGAAGAAGGCAGAGAGTTCCAGTTCTGACTCAAGCAGCTCGGATGAAGGAGCACCAAAGAAGCAACCACCAAAACCAGCAACACCTAAATCAG GAAGTAAagctgcccaggcagctgccaaAGTTGTcaatggaaaagcagaaagcagtagcagcagcagtgaaGATTCTGATGAGGAAAAGGCTCCACCAAAAAAG GCTGTTCCCAAGAAATCACCTCTGCCAAAACCTGCAGCCGCTCAAACATGTCCGGGGAAAACCAAACGTGCCAAGGAAAGTTCCAGCAGTGAGGACTCATCTGACAGCTCAGATGATGAAAAGCCACCtgcaaaacaaaagccaaaatcTG GTCCATACAGTGCTGTACCACCTCCTCAAGGAACACAGGCAAAGAAGGGCCTTGCTAAAGCTCCTGCAAAAAAGGCTGAGAGCAGTGACTCTTCAGACAGTAGTGATGAGGCAGAGCAGGTGCCCTCAAAGGCAG GCAAAGCAGTAGTAGCTAAAACACCCCCTGCCCCCCAGAAGAAAGCTGTGACTACCAAGAAGGCTGAATCCAGTTCTGACAGTGACTCAG attctAGCTCTGAAGATGATAAAAAGAAGGTAGGGAATAAGCTCCCTGCTAAACAACCTGTGATAAAGAATACTTCCAAACCAGCAAAAGTAATTGTCAAGCCTGGACAAGCAAAGAAAGATTCCAGTTCTTCCTCAGACAGCTCAG ATTCTGATAGTTCTGCCAAGAAGGCAACTCCTGTGAAGCCCACAACTAAAGCAGCAACCCCTGCAGCAAAGAAGtctccagctgccacaaagAAAGCACAAAGTAGCTCTGATTCAGATAGCAGCTCCAGCAGTTCTGAGGatgagaagaagaagaaaggtcCTCCAGCTAAACCAGCTGGCAAAGTGGCTAAGCCACTGTCCAAACCTTCTACTCCAGCTCCCAAAGCAGACACATCTGACTCTGATAGCTCAAGCAGTGAAGAAGAAAAGCCAGCAGGAAAACCAGCCACTAAATCTACAGGGGCAGCAAAAGCAGCTGTGGGGAAGAAGGCAGCTGCTTCTAGCAGTAGCAGCAGCTCATCAGACAGTTCCAGTGAAGAGGATGAGAAGCCCAAAAAGGCAGTGAAGGGGGTGCAGAACGGTTCTAAAGCCCCTGCCTccacagagaaagcaaaagcatCTGCAGTAGCTGCAAACAACGTGAAGTCTAAGCCAGCTGGTGGCAGTAGTagcagcagtgaaagcagctctgaagaagagactggaaaagtcaATGGAG CCGTCCTCTCCATTCCGTCGCGTAAGGGAAGAAGAGATTGA
- the NOLC1 gene encoding nucleolar and coiled-body phosphoprotein 1 isoform X1 has translation MAERRAVPSDLFPLVLAFLRESGCQGAARAFAREAAAKEQDPNAASLLDIFTYWLQSPAAKKRKLVPNGAQAKRKPSASSSDSSSEEDEKPPAKKPAKASAVPQAKAAPAAKTAESSSEDSSDDSDSEEEKKPAKKGAKPAVKPAGAKIQPQKKAESSSSDSSSSDEGAPKKQPPKPATPKSGSKAAQAAAKVVNGKAESSSSSSEDSDEEKAPPKKAVPKKSPLPKPAAAQTCPGKTKRAKESSSSEDSSDSSDDEKPPAKQKPKSGPYSAVPPPQGTQAKKGLAKAPAKKAESSDSSDSSDEAEQVPSKAGKAVVAKTPPAPQKKAVTTKKAESSSDSDSDSSSEDDKKKVGNKLPAKQPVIKNTSKPAKVIVKPGQAKKDSSSSSDSSDSDSSAKKATPVKPTTKAATPAAKKSPAATKKAQSSSDSDSSSSSSEDEKKKKGPPAKPAGKVAKPLSKPSTPAPKADTSDSDSSSSEEEKPAGKPATKSTGAAKAAVGKKAAASSSSSSSSDSSSEEDEKPKKAVKGVQNGSKAPASTEKAKASAVAANNVKSKPAGGSSSSSESSSEEETGKVNGGTVGKKQKREDVQEPETPHSKKAKIKAKTPHTVPKVKRPSSPFRRVREEEIEVDARVADNSFEAKKGAAGDWGEKANNILKYTKGKSFRHEKTKKKRGSYRGGTISTQVNSVKFESD, from the exons ATGGCGGAGCGGCGCGCGGTGCCCAGCGACCTGTTCCCCCTCGTGCTCGCGTTCCTGCGCGAGAGCGGCTGCCAGGGCGCGGCGCGCGCCTTCGCCAGGGAGGCGGCGGCG AAGGAGCAGGACCCCAACGCGGCCTCGCTGCTGGACATCTTCACCTACTGGCTACA GTCTCCAGCGGCCAAGAAGAGAAAGCTGGTCCCGAACGGCGCCCAGGCCAAGAGGAAGCCGTCggccagcagcagtgacagctctAGCGAGGAGGATGAGAAACCCCCGGCCAAGAAGCCTG CTAAAGCATCAGCTGTGCCCCAAGcaaaagcagctcctgcagccaagacagcagagagcagcagtgaggaCTCCAGTGATGATTCAgactcagaggaggagaagaagccAGCAAAG AAAGGTGCAAAACCTGCTGTGAAACCAGCTGGAGCCAAAATTCAGCCTCAGAAGAAGGCAGAGAGTTCCAGTTCTGACTCAAGCAGCTCGGATGAAGGAGCACCAAAGAAGCAACCACCAAAACCAGCAACACCTAAATCAG GAAGTAAagctgcccaggcagctgccaaAGTTGTcaatggaaaagcagaaagcagtagcagcagcagtgaaGATTCTGATGAGGAAAAGGCTCCACCAAAAAAG GCTGTTCCCAAGAAATCACCTCTGCCAAAACCTGCAGCCGCTCAAACATGTCCGGGGAAAACCAAACGTGCCAAGGAAAGTTCCAGCAGTGAGGACTCATCTGACAGCTCAGATGATGAAAAGCCACCtgcaaaacaaaagccaaaatcTG GTCCATACAGTGCTGTACCACCTCCTCAAGGAACACAGGCAAAGAAGGGCCTTGCTAAAGCTCCTGCAAAAAAGGCTGAGAGCAGTGACTCTTCAGACAGTAGTGATGAGGCAGAGCAGGTGCCCTCAAAGGCAG GCAAAGCAGTAGTAGCTAAAACACCCCCTGCCCCCCAGAAGAAAGCTGTGACTACCAAGAAGGCTGAATCCAGTTCTGACAGTGACTCAG attctAGCTCTGAAGATGATAAAAAGAAGGTAGGGAATAAGCTCCCTGCTAAACAACCTGTGATAAAGAATACTTCCAAACCAGCAAAAGTAATTGTCAAGCCTGGACAAGCAAAGAAAGATTCCAGTTCTTCCTCAGACAGCTCAG ATTCTGATAGTTCTGCCAAGAAGGCAACTCCTGTGAAGCCCACAACTAAAGCAGCAACCCCTGCAGCAAAGAAGtctccagctgccacaaagAAAGCACAAAGTAGCTCTGATTCAGATAGCAGCTCCAGCAGTTCTGAGGatgagaagaagaagaaaggtcCTCCAGCTAAACCAGCTGGCAAAGTGGCTAAGCCACTGTCCAAACCTTCTACTCCAGCTCCCAAAGCAGACACATCTGACTCTGATAGCTCAAGCAGTGAAGAAGAAAAGCCAGCAGGAAAACCAGCCACTAAATCTACAGGGGCAGCAAAAGCAGCTGTGGGGAAGAAGGCAGCTGCTTCTAGCAGTAGCAGCAGCTCATCAGACAGTTCCAGTGAAGAGGATGAGAAGCCCAAAAAGGCAGTGAAGGGGGTGCAGAACGGTTCTAAAGCCCCTGCCTccacagagaaagcaaaagcatCTGCAGTAGCTGCAAACAACGTGAAGTCTAAGCCAGCTGGTGGCAGTAGTagcagcagtgaaagcagctctgaagaagagactggaaaagtcaATGGAG GTACAGTTGGGAAgaaacagaagagggaagatgTTCAGGAGCCAGAAACACCACACAGTAAAAAAGCAAAGATCAAAGCCAAAACACCACACACAGTTCCCAAGGTGAAACGG CCGTCCTCTCCATTCCGTCGCGTAAGGGAAGAAGAGATTGAGGTGGATGCCCGTGTGGCTGATAACTCATTTGAAGCAAAG AAAGGAGCAGCTGGCGACTGGGGTGAGAAAGCTAACAACATCCTGAAATACACTAAAGGCAAATCTTTCCGTcatgagaaaacaaagaaaaagcgAGGCAGCTATCGTGGGGGCACTATATCAACCCAAGTCAATTCTGTCAAGTTTGAAAGTGACTGA